Genomic DNA from Brenneria izadpanahii:
CCTTCAAAACCGGAAAACGCCTGAACGACGTACCAACGTTTTTTTGGGGCTTCAGACATCTTAGAACCTCAGGCCAGTGATAAACGATACCAATCGGACCAGAATACCATCCAGCCCCCACAAAATCAGTGACATCACGGCAGTAACCGCGGCAACGATTAACGTGGTGTGTAACGCTTCCTGGCGAGTCGGCCAAATCACTTTACGTACTTCGGTACGAGCTTCACGGGCAAACGTTACTGTTGCTTTACCTTTTGTGGTCAGCAATGCCACGCCACCGGCGGCAGCAATCAGGATCACAACAGCTAATGCGCGCAGCGGCAGACTAAAGTCGCGGTAGTAATCGTTGCCGACAATCGCAACTATCAGCAATACAGCCACTACCAGCCATTTAATCACTTCCAGGCCACGCCCGGTCCCCTGAGCTTCGGTATTCGCACTCATAAACCAACCTGTCACAATGATTCAGACAAATAACTTTGCCCCGCAAAGCAGGGCAAACCAAACCGAAAGATGTTCTGTAAACGAATAATTCGGTATTTACGCCGTATCTACAGAGCCTATCTCACCAATGATTATATTCCATAATCGCTGATGAGATAGGTTCTACCACATGACAGCGTAGAAAAAGGGCATCAAATGATGCCCTTTTATCGCGTGTCGCGTCAAACGTTATCAGCGATTAAGCGATAACTTTAGCAACAACGCCCGCGCCAACGGTACGACCGCCTTCACGGATAGCGAAACGCAGACCGTCATCCATTGCGATTGGCGCAATCAGAGTAACAACCATCTTCACGTTATCGCCCGGCATTACCATTTCCACGCCTTCCGGCAGTTCGATGGTGCCCGTTACGTCAGTTGTACGGAAGTAGAACTGCGGACGGTAGCCTTTGAAGAACGGAGTATGACGGCCGCCTTCATCTTTGCTCAGGATATACACTTCAGATTCAAACTGCGTATGCGGCTTGATTGAACCTGGTTTAGCCAGTACCTGACCACGCTCAACGTCATCACGTTTGGTACCACGCAGCAGAACGCCCACGTTCTCGCCCGCACGGCCTTCGTCCAGCAGTTTGCGGAACATTTCCACGCCGGTACAAGTGGTTTTCGTGGTGTCTTTGATGCCGACGATTTCAACTTCGTCGCCAACTTTGATGATACCGCGTTCTACACGACCGGTAACAACCGTACCACGACCGGAGATGGAGAATACGTCTTCGATCGGCAGCAGGAACGGCTTGTCGATGGCACGTTCCGGTTCCGGGATATAAGTATCCAGGGCGTTAGCCAGTTCGATGATTTTCGCTTCCCACTCGGCGTCGCCTTCCAGCGCTTTCAGCGCAGAACCGCGGATAACCGGCGTGTCGTCGCCCGGGAATTCATACTGAGACAGCAGTTCACGCACTTCCATCTCAACCAGTTCCAGCAGTTCTTCATCATCAACCATGTCACATTTGTTCAGGAACACGATGATGTAAGGAACGCCAACCTGACGACCCAGCAGGATGTGCTCACGAGTCTGCGGCATCGGGCCGTCGGTCGCGGCAACAACCAGGATAGCGCCGTCCATCTGCGCAGCGCCGGTGATCATGTTTTTCACATAGTCGGCGTGTCCCGGGCAGTCAACGTGCGCGTAGTGGCGAGTCGGGGTATCGTATTCAACGTGAGACGTGTTGATGGTGATACCACGGGCTTTTTCTTCCGGCGCGTTATCGATCTGATCGAATGCACGAGCGGCACCGCCGTAGGTTTTAGCCAGCACGGTAGTGATCGCTGCAGTCAGCGTTGTTTTACCATGGTCAACGTGGCCGATAGTACCGACGTTAACGTGCGGTTTTGTACGTTCAAATTTTTCTTTAGACATCGATTGTCCCTCTAAGACACGGATAAATCGGTGGTATCACCACATCAACCAAGCAACTGCTTGCTGAATTTTTTAACAGAAAGAAAATCAGGAGGAAGAATTAAAGAAGTGGTGCTGATAGGCAGATTCGAACTGCCGACCTCACCCTTACCAAGGGTGCGCTCTACCAACTGAGCTATATCAGCACATCTTTGGAGCGGGCAGTGGGAATCGAACCCACATCATCAGCTTGGAAGGCTGAGGTAATAGCCATTATACGATGCCCGCATCCTGGAACTCGGCTACCTGATTTTTCTGTAGATTTTGAAATTGGAGGACAACATTAACCTCCGCATTCTTCGATCCGGCTTAGTGCTGCATACCGTATCGATTTTATCCTGTCGCCAGGATTGAATTTGGTGGTGGGGGAAGGATTCGAACCTTCGAAGTCTGTGACGGCAGATTTACAGTCTGCTCCCTTTGGCCGCTCGGGAACCCCACCTGATTGTGCACTTAATGGTGCCGGCTGCCGGAATCGAACTGGCGACCTACTGATTACAAGTCAGTTGCTCTACCTACTGAGCTAAGCCGGCATCAAGTGCTGCGCATTCTAGGTAGACCGAACGGCCTATGCAACAAAAAAATCGCATAAAATGCGCTATCGCTTAGATTTTATCCAAATTTGAACACGGATCCATAACGGCAGCAATAATTCGCACAAAGAAACACCAAATCCGATCAGTATCAAATACCCAATCAATGAAATTTCTAACGGCTCTGTTGCACCAAAAACGTGATGCTTGCCCCGATAAAAGGCATTTTTTAATGACTACAGCCTACCTTTCATGCGTCTGGTCGTAATTGCAAGTTGGAACGGATCTTGCCTAATAATAGATATGTCCCACCTGCCAGGAGACTCATCATGAAAATCGTATCCCTCAATGTCGCCACCTTGCCAGTCTACCGTGGCGAGCTTGCGAATCTATTAATAGATGCGGTAGCTAAAGGCGCCTCGGTCGGGTATCAAGCGCCGTTATCACATGAAGAAGCGGAAAGCTATTTCCACAGCCTGCGTCCATCATTAGCAAAGGGAGAGCGTATTCTGTGGATTGCCCGCGACATCGAGGGTGTCATCGGCAGCGTGCAATTGGAGCTTTGTCAAAAAACAAACGGGCAGAACAGAGCCGAAATTCAAAAACTACTGGTGCATAGCCGGGCGAGAAGAATGGGAATCGGCAGGCAATTAATGCAAACGTTGGAAAAGGCCGCGTTGCAACAACAGCGTGGGTTACTTTATTTGGATACTCAGGCTGGTTCGCCCGCGGAAATGTTTTACCGTTCATTGGGATACAGGTACTTAGGCGAACTTCCTGATTATGCCAGCACGCCAGATGGTTATTACCATCCCACCGCGATTTATTATAAACGCCTCTTCGCGGTGAATCATGTAGGGCGAGCCATTGCCAGCTAATCTCCAGCCCGATGCCTCCTTATTTCATATCGGCATCGGGTATCAAATTGTTTTTCTCTTCTTTTTTTCACCAGCAAAGTGTTAACCTGCTCATAATCCAAATTTTTATACAAAGAAAGAGTTCTATGCCCTGAGCCTGGCTGATTATACTATGTAGCTCGTTTAGCTTAGGTGGGCTAGAGTCCCCTTTCTTACCTGTACAAGCAGGCAGAATTAGACTTATGAGAAATAGAGAGCAACCTTTGGCTACACCATATCTGCAATTTGATCGCCGTCAATGGGCCGCTTTGCGCGATTCTGTTCCATTAACGCTGACAGAAGAAGAAATAGTTAAACTTAAAGGGATTAACGAAGATCTATCCTTGGATGAAGTCGCTGAAATCTATCTGCCTTTATCCCGACTGCTTAACTTCTACATTAGCTCAAACCTGCGACGTCAGGCGGTTTTGGAGCAGTTTTTGGGAACGGATGGCCAAAAGATCCCTTATATCATCGGTATTGCCGGCAGCGTAGCCGTGGGTAAAAGCACCACCGCTCGCGTTTTGCAAGCGCTACTCAGCCGCTGGCCGGAACACCGCAGCGTAGAGTTGATCACAACGGACGGCTTTCTGCATCCGAATAAGGTATTAAAAGATCGCAATCTGATGAAGAAAAAAGGCTTTCCGCAGTCTTATGACATGCATAGCCTGGTAAAATTCGTTTCCGATATTAAATCAGGCGCGCCTAAAGTCATGGCGCCAACCTATTCTCATCTTATTTATGACATTGTTCCCGACCATCACAAAATAATACAACAGCCAGATATTTTAATACTGGAAGGTTTGAATGTATTACAAAGCGGCATGGATTACCCCCACGATCCGCATAGGGTTTTTGTCTCTGACTTTGTTGATTTTTCAATTTATGTTGATGCGCCCGAAGACTTATTAAAAAGCTGGTATATCAATAGGTTCCTAAAGTTCAGACAGGGCGCGTTTTCAGATCCCAGCTCATATTTTCATAACTACGCAAAGCTATCCGAGCAAGAGGCGATCGATATTGCATCTCAACTTTGGCAAGAAATAAATGGACTTAATTTAAAACAGAATATTCTACCGACTCGCGAGCGAGCCAGCCTTATTATGACAAAAAGCGCTAATCATGCCGTGGAACGCGTCCGTTTAAGAAAATAAATATCAGCTTAGAATAAGGGGATAACATCCCCTTATTCTACAATCCTCTTAACGAGATCTCCCCGCCAATATACGGTGTGATTTCACCATCGCTTTCCAACAATAATGCGCCTTGTTGATCGATACCCCGATCAATTCCATGTATCTCTCTATTACCGATAATCAACTTAACAGGGCGATTGAAATAGTTGTCCAGCTGTTCCCAGCGGGAAATAAATGGAGACAGTCCTTGTTGTTCAAACATAGCCAGCGCATGTCTGAGTTCTGAAATCAGCGTAGCGGCCAGGATATTACGATCGACCGAGATCCCAGCTTCCTGAAGGTTTATCCATCCTTGATTAATCACATTATCTGTCGGATCTCGCATCCGTAAATTAACACCGGCACCAATCACCAAGTGCGCCGCATCGCCCGTTTTTCCCGTCAGTTCAACCAGAATTCCAGCCAGCTTGCGATCGTTCAGATACAGATCGTTAGGCCATTTTACACGAACCCCCTCGGCACCAAGCTTATGCAACACCTCGGACATGATTATCCCAATAACCAGGCTTACGCCAATAGCGGCTGCCGGGCCTTGTTCCAGACGCCAATATAATGATAAATAAAGGTTAGCGCCAAAAGGAGAAAACCACTGACGACCGCGGCGTCCGCGCCCTGAGTATTGATATTCAGCAATACAGGCATCACCGGAGGACAGAGAATTAAACCGCTCTAGAATGTACTGGTTAGTTGAATCAACTACCGGTAAAACAGTGACCCCACCTTCCGGTAGCGCACTAAGGATCTTTTCCTCATCCAGCAACTGCATCGGCGCAGGCAAGCAATACCCCTTTCCGGTGACGGTAAAAATATCAATCCCCCACTCTCGAAGCGTCTGGATATGTTTATTAATCGCCGCCCGACTCATTCCCAACATTTCACCCAGAACTTCCCCTGAATAAAAGCCACCGTCGGACAGAATATTAATTAGTTTAAGAGGAACCTTAATATCCCTCATGATAATACCTCAACAGCATTGACCTCTCCCCGAGCGGCAATAAAACGAACTTCTGGCTCCAGCCAAATGCTAAATCGTTCAGCAACCTGATTGCGGATATGACGAGCTAGATTAACAACATCAAGACTCGTTGCATTACCTTGATTAATCAACACTAACGCCTGCTGGCTATGTACTGCGGCCCCCCCAACCTGAAACCCCTTCAGATGGCACTGGTCTATCAACCATCCCGCAGCCAGCTTAACCTGACCGTCAGGCTGCGAGTAATGGGGGGCATTAGGATATGTCTTCAGAATATCGGCGGCATTATCAGCCATAATAACAGGATTTTTAAAGAAGCTTCCCGCATTTCCAGTCACCGCGGGATCAGGCAGCTTACTGCCCCGCATATGACAGACCATATCGAATATTTGCCGAGGTGTTGCCGTTGCCGGATCCAGTTTGTTCAAATCACCATAACCTAACAGGGGGCGCCAGTTTTTATTCAAAAATAAACCGACGGCAACGATGGCGAATCCGTCCCGGTATTGATGTTTAAATATACTTTCCCGATAACCAAATTGACATTCGGAAGCGGTGAGGCGTTTTATCGTGCCGTGAGTCAAATCCAGTAAATCCACATACTCACATACGTCTTTTAACTCTACGCCATAAGCGCCAATATTCTGAATAGGCGCGGAACCAACGCATCCTGGAATTAAAGCCAGATTCTCTAAGCCCGCTATCCCCAACGCGAGCGTATGCTGCACCAGATAGTGCCAATTTTCGCCCGAACCGACGTGCAGGCGCCACCCATCAGTATCTTCTTTAACATCGATACCTTTAATACGGTTGAGCAGAATTGTTCCCGAAAAATCTTCAAGGAAAAGCACATTACTCCCTTCCCCTAATAGGAGAACAGGGGTCTGTGATAAGCAGGCCGTTCGCCACCCGTCAATTAATTGCTCTTGTGTATCCGCGATTGTGACTTGCGACGCGAAAACAGGTAATGCGAAGGTATGATACGGTTTTAGCGATATGACACTATTCGTCATAGTATGAGTACTCTTTAGATCAGATATTCCATAGTCTACCTGATCCAGAACGGATATTTGCGCGGTTTTATCTTAATAACGAATGTGGCGTACAACGTAAATTGAAAGGGTTTTTATTCCATCCGCAACGTCCAAATCCCGCTGTCCCGCGCCGGCGACCGCTCTCCCATCAAACTCGAACTGCACGCAAAACAAAAGGCCCAGTCTTTCGACTGGGCCTTCCGCCTGATTTGATGCCTGGCAGTTCCCTACTCTCACATGGGGAGACCCCACACTACCATCGGCGCTTCGGCGTTTCACTTCTGAGTTCGGCATGGGGTCAGGTGGGACCACCGCGCTATCGCCGCCAGGCAAATTCTGTTTTATCCCAACCGTCGCAGTTTTCTCTGCAACCATCGGAACCAATCTTCGAACAAGCTGAACTTCTCTGAGTCTATTCGTATCATCCTGATACTCACCCCCACGGGGCCAGTGCTCCGCACCGTTCAAAATCGTTACCGACGATTTTGTCTCTCTAAAACACCTTCGGTGTTGTAAGGTTAAGCCTCTCGGGTCATTAGTACTGGTTAGCTCAACGTCTCGCAACGCTTACACACCCAGCCTATCTACGTCGTCGTCTTCAACGGCCCTTCAGGGGACTCAAAGTCCCAGGGAAGACTCATCTCGAGGCAAGTTTCCCGCTTAGATGCTTTCAGCGGTTATCTCTTCCGCACGTAGCTACCGGGCAATGCAATTGGCATCACAACCCGTACACCAGTGGTGCGTTCACTCCGGTCCTCTCGTACTAGGAGCAACCCCTCTCAATCTTCCAACGCCCACGGCAGATAGGGACCGAACTGTCTCACGACGTTCTAAACCCAGCTCGCGTACCACTTTAAATGGCGAACAGCCATACCCTTGGGACCTACTTCAGCCCCAGGATGTGATGAGCCGACATCGAGGTGCCAAACACCGCCGTCGATATGAACTCTTGGGCGGTATCAGCCTGTTATCCCCGGAGTACCTTTTATCCGTTGAGCGATGGCCCTTCCATTCAGAACCACCGGATCACTAAGACCTGCTTTCGCACCTGCTCGAGCCGTCACTCTCGCAGTCAAGCTAGCTTATGCCTTTGCACTAACCTCCTGATGTCCGACCAGGATTAGCTAACCTTCGTGCTCCTCCGTTACTCTTTGGGAGGAGACCGCCCCAGTCAAACTACCCACCAGACACTGTCCGCAACCCCGCTCAGGGGCCCACGTTAGAACATCGAACATTAAAGGGTGGTATTTCAAGGTCGGCTCCACGCAGACTGGCGTCCACGCTTCAAAGCCTCCCACCTATCCTACACATCAAGGCTCAAGGTTCAGTGTCAAGCTATAGTAAAGGTTCACGGGGTCTTTCCGTCTTGCCGCGGGTACACTGCATCTTCACAGCGAGTTCAATTTCACTGAGTCTCGGGTGGAGACAGCCTGGCCATCATTACGCCATTCGTGCAGGTCGGAACTTACCCGACAAGGAATTTCGCTACCTTAGGACCGTTATAGTTACGGCCGCCGTTTACCGGGGCTTCGATCAAGAGCTTCGCCCAAAGGCTGACCCCATCAATTAACCTTCCGGCACCGGGCAGGCGTCACACCGTATACGTCCACTTTCGTGTTTGCACAGTGCTGTGTTTTTATTAAACAGTTGCAGCCAGCTGGTATCTGCGACTGGTCTCAGCTCCATCCGCAAGGGACTTCACCAAATCCAGCGTGCCTTCTCCCGAAGTTACGGCACCATTTTGCCTAGTTCCTTCACCCGAGTTCTCTCAAGCGCCTGAGTATTCTCTACCTGACCACCTGTGTCGGTTTGGGGTACGATTGCGTGTTGCCTGGAGCTTAGAGGCTTTTCCTGGAAGCGTAGCATCGGTTACTTCGTCACCGTAGTGACTCGTCGTCACGCCTCAGTGTTGACAGTGTTCCGGATTTACCAAAAACACCCACCTACACGCTTAAACCGGGACAACCGTCGCCCGGCCAACCTAGCTTTCTCCGTCCCCCCTTCGCAGCAACACCCAGTACAGGAATATTAACCTGTTTCCCATCGACTACGCTTTTCAGCCTCGCCTTAGGGGTCGACTCACCCTGCCCCGATTAACGTTGGACAGGAACCCTTGGTCTTCCGGCGTGCGGGTTTTTCACCCGCATTATCGTTACTTATGTCAGCATTCGCACTTCTGATACCTCCAGCAACCCTCACGGGCCACCTTCGCAGGCTTACAGAACGCTCCCCTACCCAACAACGCCTAAGCGTCGCTGCCGCAGCTTCGGTGCATGGTTTAGCCCCGTTACATCTTCCGCGCAGGCCGACTCGACCAGTGAGCTATTACGCTTTCTTTAAATGATGGCTGCTTCTAAGCCAACATCCTGGCTGTCTGGGCCTTCCCACATCGTTTCCCACTTAACCATGACTTTGGGACCTTAGCTGGCGGTCTGGGTTGTTTCCCTCTTCACGACGGACGTTAGCACCCGCCGTGTGTCTCCCGTGATAACATTCTACGGTATTCGCAGTTTGCATCGAGTTGGTAAGTCGGGATGACCCCCTAGTCGAAACAGTGCTCTACCCCCGTAGATGAGTTCACGAGGCGCTACCTAAATAGCTTTCGGGGAGAACCAGCTATCTCCCGGTTTGATTGGCCTTTCACCCCCAGCCACAGGTCATCCGCTAATTTTTCAACATTAGTCGGTTCGGTCCTCCAGTTAGTGTTACCCAACCTTCAACCTGCCCATGGCTAGATCACCGGGTTTCGGGTCTATACTCTGCAACTTAACGCCCAGTTAAGACTCGGTTTCCCTGCGGCTCCCCTATTCGGTTAACCTTGCTACAGAATATAAGTCGCTGACCCATTATACAAAAGGTACGCAGTCACCCCACCCCAAAACACTCACTGCTTGTTTTGTGTGTTGGTCATCGCAAAACACGCGATGACAACCGCCACCTCGACATCCGCATCGCCTTTCGGCCCGGAAGTGTTTTGGTGGTGGGGCTCCCACTGCTTGTACGTACACGGTTTCAGGTTCTATTTCACTCCCCTCGCCGGGGTTCTTTTCGCCTTTCCCTCACGGTACTGGTTCACTATCGGTCAGTCAGGAGTATTTAGCCTTGGAGGATGGTCCCCCCATCTTCAGACAGGATATCACGTGTCCCGCCCTACTCATCGAACTCACAGCCTGTGCATTTTTGTGTACGGGACTATCACCCTCTGTCGTGCGACTTTCCAGACGCTTCCACTAATACACAAACTGATTCAGGTTCTGGGCTTTTCCCCGTTCGCTCGCCGCTACTGGGGGAATCTCGGTTGATTTCTTTTCCTCGGGGTACTGAGATGTTTCAGTTCCCCCGGTTCGCCTCGTTTGACTATGGATTCATCAAACGATGATGCACAAGTGCACCGGGTTTCCCCATTCGGGTATCGTCGGCTGTTACGGTTCATATCACCTTACCGACGCTTTTCGCAGATTAGCACGCCCTTCATCGCCTCTGACTGCCTAGGCATCCACCGTGTACGCTTAGTCGCTTAACCTCACAACCCGAAGGTGTTTCGTAAAACACGTTCGCGCCGTGATTATTTGAGAGACTCTGATACAACCAAACCACATCTCAATACTGCACGGAGAGACAGGTTCAGCCGCATCGTTTCAAATTTCAGCTTGTTCCAGATTGTTAAAGAGCATAATACTTCACAGCATACTGTTCCCAATACGCTCTGAAGTCTTTATATGGTGGAGCTATGCGGGATCGAACCGCAGACCTCCTGCGTGCAAAGCAGGCGCTCTCCCAGCTGAGCTATAGCCCCATGACCTACACTTACAGCTACCTTTAGTACCACTCATAGAAGAGTTAATCCGTTTCCAGGCAAGGCGTGAAATGGCGAAGCATACTCTCGTATGCGAGTCATTTCACAACGCAGCATGGGAATGAATTTGGTAGGCCTGAGTGGACTTGAACCACCGACCTCACCCTTATCAGGGGTGCGCTCTAACCACCTGAGCTACAAGCCTATTAAGGTATTTCTGCTCGTCATTTTCATCAGACAATCTGTGTGGACACTGCACTAACCTGTATCAGGCTTTTGGTAAGGAGGTGATCCAACCGCAGGTTCCCCTACGGTTACCTTGTTACG
This window encodes:
- the secE gene encoding preprotein translocase subunit SecE, whose protein sequence is MSANTEAQGTGRGLEVIKWLVVAVLLIVAIVGNDYYRDFSLPLRALAVVILIAAAGGVALLTTKGKATVTFAREARTEVRKVIWPTRQEALHTTLIVAAVTAVMSLILWGLDGILVRLVSFITGLRF
- a CDS encoding GNAT family N-acetyltransferase — encoded protein: MKIVSLNVATLPVYRGELANLLIDAVAKGASVGYQAPLSHEEAESYFHSLRPSLAKGERILWIARDIEGVIGSVQLELCQKTNGQNRAEIQKLLVHSRARRMGIGRQLMQTLEKAALQQQRGLLYLDTQAGSPAEMFYRSLGYRYLGELPDYASTPDGYYHPTAIYYKRLFAVNHVGRAIAS
- the tuf gene encoding elongation factor Tu: MSKEKFERTKPHVNVGTIGHVDHGKTTLTAAITTVLAKTYGGAARAFDQIDNAPEEKARGITINTSHVEYDTPTRHYAHVDCPGHADYVKNMITGAAQMDGAILVVAATDGPMPQTREHILLGRQVGVPYIIVFLNKCDMVDDEELLELVEMEVRELLSQYEFPGDDTPVIRGSALKALEGDAEWEAKIIELANALDTYIPEPERAIDKPFLLPIEDVFSISGRGTVVTGRVERGIIKVGDEVEIVGIKDTTKTTCTGVEMFRKLLDEGRAGENVGVLLRGTKRDDVERGQVLAKPGSIKPHTQFESEVYILSKDEGGRHTPFFKGYRPQFYFRTTDVTGTIELPEGVEMVMPGDNVKMVVTLIAPIAMDDGLRFAIREGGRTVGAGVVAKVIA
- the coaA gene encoding type I pantothenate kinase; the encoded protein is MRNREQPLATPYLQFDRRQWAALRDSVPLTLTEEEIVKLKGINEDLSLDEVAEIYLPLSRLLNFYISSNLRRQAVLEQFLGTDGQKIPYIIGIAGSVAVGKSTTARVLQALLSRWPEHRSVELITTDGFLHPNKVLKDRNLMKKKGFPQSYDMHSLVKFVSDIKSGAPKVMAPTYSHLIYDIVPDHHKIIQQPDILILEGLNVLQSGMDYPHDPHRVFVSDFVDFSIYVDAPEDLLKSWYINRFLKFRQGAFSDPSSYFHNYAKLSEQEAIDIASQLWQEINGLNLKQNILPTRERASLIMTKSANHAVERVRLRK
- the murB gene encoding UDP-N-acetylmuramate dehydrogenase, whose protein sequence is MTNSVISLKPYHTFALPVFASQVTIADTQEQLIDGWRTACLSQTPVLLLGEGSNVLFLEDFSGTILLNRIKGIDVKEDTDGWRLHVGSGENWHYLVQHTLALGIAGLENLALIPGCVGSAPIQNIGAYGVELKDVCEYVDLLDLTHGTIKRLTASECQFGYRESIFKHQYRDGFAIVAVGLFLNKNWRPLLGYGDLNKLDPATATPRQIFDMVCHMRGSKLPDPAVTGNAGSFFKNPVIMADNAADILKTYPNAPHYSQPDGQVKLAAGWLIDQCHLKGFQVGGAAVHSQQALVLINQGNATSLDVVNLARHIRNQVAERFSIWLEPEVRFIAARGEVNAVEVLS
- the birA gene encoding bifunctional biotin--[acetyl-CoA-carboxylase] ligase/biotin operon repressor BirA; translation: MRDIKVPLKLINILSDGGFYSGEVLGEMLGMSRAAINKHIQTLREWGIDIFTVTGKGYCLPAPMQLLDEEKILSALPEGGVTVLPVVDSTNQYILERFNSLSSGDACIAEYQYSGRGRRGRQWFSPFGANLYLSLYWRLEQGPAAAIGVSLVIGIIMSEVLHKLGAEGVRVKWPNDLYLNDRKLAGILVELTGKTGDAAHLVIGAGVNLRMRDPTDNVINQGWINLQEAGISVDRNILAATLISELRHALAMFEQQGLSPFISRWEQLDNYFNRPVKLIIGNREIHGIDRGIDQQGALLLESDGEITPYIGGEISLRGL